The Tistrella mobilis genome window below encodes:
- a CDS encoding type I secretion system permease/ATPase produces MTTGINDDGAAGTVAPGRQPGHWFWSGVRREWRAFGQIALAAAVINLFALGSSLFIMTIYDRVIPNDAVESLVALTLGMVLVLVFDFLLKMLRSHVIDVAGQTADERIGRRVFGHVLRIPLEHRAGSSGAFAATVREFESLRDFLTSASLAAFVDLPFVFLFLGVILMIGGPLVWVPALAVPLVILAGLAVQPMLARAAREGHKAAQTKHGVLVETVGSLEGVKGARAERIMAGRWRDAVELQAAIQSKSRFWSQLAVNLASFVQQGAQVAIVFAGVFLVREGTVSIGALIASVILCGRALAPLAQIATLLTRLNHVAQSYRAIDRLMRLPATVEPGRRYLTRQTVEGRVTFRGVSFTYPRGRQPALTRAGFIIQPGEKVAVLGRIGSGKSTIVRLASGLYAPSEGTVLLDDVDLRQLHPDELRRHVAAVLQDTPLFSGSVRDNILMGADEPSDERMLAAAGVAGVHDFIGGMTDGYDLMLGERGEGLSGGQRQAIALARALVSPARVLVMDEPTAAMDVRSETLFVKRLKPHLGDRTLILVTHRMSMLELVDRVIVLDQGRVVADGPKAEVLAALQAPAEGATPANLRETPTVRRGLRGHAD; encoded by the coding sequence ATGACCACAGGCATCAATGATGACGGGGCGGCCGGGACCGTCGCTCCGGGCCGGCAGCCCGGCCACTGGTTCTGGAGCGGGGTGCGCCGGGAATGGCGGGCCTTCGGCCAGATCGCGCTGGCGGCTGCGGTCATCAATCTGTTCGCTCTGGGCTCGTCGCTGTTCATCATGACGATCTATGACCGTGTCATCCCGAATGATGCGGTCGAATCGCTCGTGGCGCTGACGCTCGGCATGGTGCTTGTGCTGGTTTTCGACTTCCTGCTCAAGATGCTGCGCAGCCATGTGATCGACGTCGCCGGCCAGACCGCGGACGAGCGGATCGGCCGCCGGGTCTTCGGTCATGTGCTGCGCATTCCGCTGGAGCACCGCGCCGGATCCTCGGGCGCCTTTGCCGCCACGGTGCGCGAATTCGAATCGTTGCGCGATTTCCTGACCTCGGCCAGCCTTGCCGCTTTCGTCGACCTGCCCTTCGTCTTCCTGTTCCTGGGCGTGATCCTGATGATCGGCGGGCCGCTGGTCTGGGTGCCGGCGCTGGCGGTGCCGCTGGTGATCCTGGCCGGGCTGGCCGTCCAGCCGATGCTGGCCCGCGCCGCGCGCGAGGGGCACAAGGCCGCCCAGACCAAGCATGGCGTGCTCGTCGAAACGGTCGGATCGCTGGAAGGCGTCAAGGGAGCCCGGGCCGAGCGGATCATGGCCGGGCGCTGGCGTGACGCGGTGGAGCTGCAGGCGGCGATCCAGTCCAAGAGCCGGTTCTGGAGCCAGCTTGCGGTCAACCTGGCGAGTTTCGTGCAGCAGGGCGCCCAGGTCGCCATCGTCTTCGCCGGCGTGTTTCTGGTGCGTGAGGGCACGGTCAGCATCGGTGCGCTGATCGCGAGCGTGATCCTCTGCGGCCGGGCGCTGGCGCCGCTTGCCCAGATCGCGACCCTGCTCACCCGTCTCAACCATGTCGCCCAAAGCTACCGGGCGATCGACCGGCTGATGCGCCTGCCGGCGACGGTGGAGCCGGGCCGGCGCTATCTCACCCGCCAGACCGTCGAGGGGCGGGTCACCTTCCGCGGCGTCTCCTTCACCTATCCCCGTGGCCGGCAGCCGGCCTTGACCCGGGCCGGGTTCATCATCCAGCCGGGCGAGAAGGTGGCGGTGCTGGGACGGATCGGCTCGGGCAAGAGCACCATCGTCCGCCTGGCCTCCGGGCTCTATGCGCCGTCGGAAGGGACGGTTCTGCTGGATGATGTGGATCTGCGCCAGCTGCATCCGGACGAACTGCGCCGCCATGTCGCGGCGGTGCTGCAGGACACGCCGCTGTTCAGCGGATCGGTGCGCGACAACATCCTGATGGGGGCGGACGAACCCTCGGACGAGCGCATGCTGGCGGCCGCCGGTGTCGCCGGCGTGCACGACTTCATCGGCGGCATGACCGATGGTTACGACCTGATGCTGGGCGAGCGGGGCGAGGGGCTCTCGGGCGGTCAGCGCCAGGCGATCGCACTGGCCCGCGCCCTGGTCTCACCCGCGCGCGTGCTGGTGATGGACGAGCCGACCGCTGCCATGGATGTGCGCTCCGAGACGCTGTTCGTGAAACGGCTGAAACCGCATCTGGGCGACCGGACCCTGATCCTGGTGACCCATCGCATGTCGATGCTGGAGCTGGTCGACCGGGTGATCGTGCTCGACCAGGGCCGGGTGGTGGCCGACGGCCCCAAGGCCGAGGTGCTTGCTGCCCTTCAGGCACCGGCCGAGGGGGCAACACCCGCCAATCTTCGTGAAACCCCTACCGTCCGGCGAGGTCTCCGTGGCCATGCAGATTGA
- a CDS encoding TolC family protein: MPPPPGATTWTTPWARLLPPEPLPATRPTCHRSAPALFPSNPNHPRRRSPAGATPKRVMPAGAAAAAFFILGAVMAAPALGQETASAPETAPALEAALPGMPVLPPLPLPRSFRSEPVPIARAPEDWMRFRDRLLAVAADHPRRAVADARIEAARGRLGETRAGQYPSVDIGLDTSRRLADNGIDSLDSRIRGSDDRSDVVLTARQLLYDGGATFDRIDGARARLSAARNEDEDEAALLIRDAVIAHLDVLEARTRLDLARAEADAYRALEARIAERLDLGGGTRGDGLRIAARLSEALATEAAQSRALDTAAEAYLELYGEEPPAGLMLPPRPEAPREVQEAIDLIDTASPALAARREAERAARFDVDAADAEDWPELSLQLQGRRYDVFDDGRESDLVGRIVVSLPLYDGGARDGRQAQARAAMRAAEADTARIRRMLARDVSAAVAVRAARDTELGALLRALDANEHARAIFRDEFEAGMRDLLDLIEVERDYHLAAARLVSGRIEAERAHWRLLEASGALGEATGPLSLARQGEDE; this comes from the coding sequence ATGCCGCCCCCGCCTGGCGCGACGACCTGGACGACGCCCTGGGCACGCCTGCTGCCGCCTGAGCCCCTGCCTGCCACCCGACCCACCTGTCACCGGAGTGCCCCGGCACTGTTTCCGTCCAACCCGAACCATCCCCGCCGTCGCAGCCCGGCCGGCGCCACCCCGAAACGGGTGATGCCGGCCGGCGCCGCGGCGGCGGCGTTCTTCATCCTCGGCGCCGTCATGGCCGCACCCGCCCTGGGGCAGGAGACGGCCTCCGCCCCGGAGACGGCGCCCGCCCTGGAAGCGGCCCTGCCTGGCATGCCCGTGCTGCCGCCGCTGCCGCTGCCCCGGTCCTTCCGCAGCGAACCGGTGCCGATTGCCCGCGCCCCCGAAGACTGGATGCGGTTTCGCGACCGGTTGCTGGCCGTTGCCGCCGACCATCCGCGCCGCGCGGTGGCGGATGCCCGGATCGAGGCCGCCCGCGGCCGGCTGGGCGAGACGCGCGCCGGCCAGTATCCCTCGGTCGATATCGGCCTCGACACCTCGCGCCGGCTGGCGGACAACGGCATCGACAGCCTCGACAGCCGGATCCGCGGCTCGGATGACCGCAGCGATGTGGTGCTGACCGCGCGCCAGCTGCTCTATGACGGCGGCGCCACCTTCGACCGGATCGACGGCGCCCGGGCCCGTCTCTCCGCGGCCCGCAACGAGGATGAGGACGAGGCGGCGCTGCTGATCCGCGATGCGGTGATCGCCCATCTGGATGTGCTGGAGGCCCGCACCCGGCTCGATCTCGCCCGCGCCGAGGCCGATGCCTATCGCGCGCTCGAAGCGCGGATCGCCGAGCGCCTGGATCTCGGCGGCGGCACCCGCGGCGACGGCCTGCGCATTGCCGCCCGATTGTCCGAGGCGCTTGCCACCGAGGCTGCCCAGAGCCGTGCGCTCGACACCGCGGCCGAAGCCTATCTGGAACTTTATGGCGAGGAGCCGCCGGCCGGGCTGATGCTCCCGCCCCGGCCCGAGGCGCCGCGCGAGGTGCAGGAGGCGATCGACCTCATCGATACCGCAAGCCCGGCGCTGGCTGCCCGGCGCGAGGCGGAACGTGCCGCACGTTTCGATGTCGACGCAGCCGATGCCGAGGACTGGCCTGAACTCAGCCTGCAATTGCAGGGCCGGCGCTATGACGTCTTCGACGACGGCCGCGAAAGCGATCTGGTCGGCCGGATCGTCGTCAGCCTGCCGCTCTATGACGGCGGCGCCCGCGACGGCCGGCAGGCGCAGGCCCGTGCCGCGATGCGCGCAGCCGAGGCCGACACCGCCCGCATCCGCCGGATGCTGGCCCGCGACGTCTCGGCCGCCGTGGCGGTCCGTGCCGCCCGCGATACGGAGCTGGGCGCGCTGCTGCGGGCGCTGGATGCCAATGAGCACGCCCGCGCGATCTTCCGCGACGAGTTCGAGGCGGGCATGCGCGACCTGCTCGACCTGATCGAGGTCGAGCGGGACTATCATCTTGCCGCCGCGCGCCTGGTTTCCGGGCGGATCGAGGCCGAACGCGCCCATTGGCGGCTGCTGGAGGCGAGTGGCGCGCTGGGTGAGGCCACGGGCCCGCTCAGCCTCGCCCGCCAGGGAGAAGACGAATGA